In Natranaerovirga hydrolytica, a single window of DNA contains:
- a CDS encoding response regulator transcription factor produces the protein MIKVLIVDDEPKIRNGLKQWIKQSGYPFQIVGQAKNGKEALDYIVKAQPDFFLVDINMPMLNGLDLIKEIKQNNEKAIVVIVTGYDNFKYAHTAIKLKVDDYLLKPVSKSEFDTVLKSVVDQLGKDTEKKVLECKQYSCLIRNVKNYIENHYDNSQLNLSGVAELFEVNKVYLSKLMKQEMGKSFIEYLTDVRLHKAKGILESEFQRITMYNLATKVGYTSQHYFSRVFKKTFGMSPTEYRDKIKM, from the coding sequence ATGATTAAAGTGCTTATTGTGGATGATGAACCTAAAATTAGAAATGGGCTGAAACAATGGATTAAACAAAGTGGTTATCCATTTCAAATTGTTGGACAAGCTAAAAATGGAAAAGAAGCCTTAGATTATATTGTAAAAGCCCAACCGGACTTTTTTCTTGTAGATATTAATATGCCGATGTTAAATGGACTGGATTTGATAAAAGAAATCAAACAAAACAATGAAAAAGCGATTGTGGTTATTGTGACAGGCTATGATAATTTTAAATACGCACATACAGCCATAAAATTAAAAGTAGATGATTATTTGTTAAAGCCCGTTTCAAAAAGTGAGTTTGATACAGTATTGAAAAGTGTTGTGGATCAATTAGGAAAAGACACAGAGAAGAAGGTTTTAGAGTGTAAACAGTACTCTTGTCTCATTAGAAATGTAAAAAATTATATTGAAAATCATTATGACAATTCTCAACTTAATTTGTCTGGTGTTGCAGAGTTGTTTGAAGTGAACAAAGTTTATTTGAGTAAATTAATGAAGCAAGAAATGGGGAAATCATTTATAGAGTATTTAACAGATGTACGATTACATAAAGCAAAAGGTATATTGGAAAGTGAGTTTCAAAGAATTACAATGTACAATCTAGCAACAAAAGTGGGCTATACCTCCCAACATTATTTTAGTAGAGTCTTTAAAAAAACATTTGGAATGTCTCCAACAGAATACAGAGATAAAATAAAAATGTAA